In one window of Pseudomonadota bacterium DNA:
- a CDS encoding four helix bundle protein, with amino-acid sequence MDKKELEERTKRFAIQLIKFVSKLQKNKINEVISYQLLKSGTSIGANYREANRAESRNDFMHRLESSLKKLLRHNIGWKYYRI; translated from the coding sequence ATGGATAAAAAAGAACTTGAAGAAAGGACAAAGAGGTTTGCTATTCAACTGATCAAGTTTGTTTCAAAACTCCAGAAAAATAAAATAAATGAAGTAATTAGCTATCAATTGCTGAAATCAGGAACATCGATCGGTGCAAACTACAGGGAAGCAAACCGTGCAGAATCACGTAATGATTTTATGCATAGATTGGAATCGTCACTAAAGAAGCTTCTGAGACACAATATTGGTTGGAAATATTATCGGATTTAG
- a CDS encoding polysaccharide biosynthesis tyrosine autokinase: MNIPMQQKEMHIYDYLQILYKWRKPAIIFFFVILCTVTVSSFIMTPIYKATSRILIEREAPKFLNMQELLPVDASSTEFYQTQYKILQSRSLALKVIRFLNLSQNKIFNPNASEKISPQDKKDLERRLVGNILGNLKIEPIRNSRLVDINFENKDPELAANITNAVVNNYILQGMEWKTTTSSEAKDFLTKQIEEQRIRLEESEQALQGYKEKYGIVQLTQTTGQKESENIAMQRLSGLTSSFIQAQTARLEAESKNREVQDLLSKGASYESIPQINNSYLVQRLRENEAKLTAQVSELSQKYGEKHPRMIQLKQEIDSMRQKIKDEAKQVLSSIKNEYAIARAREASARGALEGQKTETQKLSERSIQYGVLLREVEKNRELYENILKRLKETSVTQELGTTNVRVVDVAEVPRSSARPKKMQNIMLSIIVGLFMGIGLAFFLEYLDNTIKTPDDIKKYLGVPNLAIIPAINFEEEVGEHVKQASLIVHHKPKSTISEAFRSLRTAILFSFPENPPKIILVTSIVPQEGKSFIAVNTALIMAHAGDSVLLIDADLRRPSINKLLSFDNLKGLSNIIVGEEANIRPSAIHDKLSVITSGPIPPNPAELLGSKRMEETIEKYKGLYDKIIIDSPPVSSVTDALVLSRLADGIIFVVHGGKTTKEMGMRGIGQLQGVNARVLGAVLNNIDIDKSGYYYYSHYYSHYYKNYYVEDDDKKRSINTQNKEKHISLIWAFLSKSLTGSKKDLDKDARRKS, encoded by the coding sequence GAAGCCGGCAATTATTTTCTTTTTTGTTATATTGTGTACGGTTACCGTCAGTTCATTCATCATGACGCCAATATATAAGGCTACATCGAGGATTCTTATTGAAAGGGAGGCGCCCAAATTTCTTAATATGCAGGAACTCTTACCCGTTGATGCAAGCAGTACTGAATTTTATCAGACTCAATACAAAATCTTACAGAGCCGTTCGCTTGCGCTAAAAGTAATTCGGTTTCTCAACCTCAGTCAGAATAAAATATTTAATCCAAATGCATCTGAAAAAATTAGTCCACAGGATAAAAAAGATTTGGAGCGAAGACTGGTGGGCAATATTCTCGGAAATCTTAAAATAGAACCCATAAGAAACAGCAGGCTGGTAGATATCAATTTTGAAAATAAAGATCCTGAGCTTGCCGCAAATATCACAAATGCAGTGGTTAATAATTATATTCTGCAAGGCATGGAATGGAAAACAACAACTTCATCAGAAGCAAAGGATTTTTTGACCAAACAGATAGAAGAACAACGGATAAGGCTGGAAGAATCTGAACAGGCATTACAGGGCTACAAGGAGAAGTACGGGATTGTTCAGTTGACACAAACAACCGGGCAAAAAGAGAGCGAAAATATTGCCATGCAGAGGCTTTCAGGGCTTACATCAAGCTTTATACAGGCGCAGACTGCACGGCTTGAAGCAGAATCAAAAAACAGAGAGGTGCAGGATCTTTTATCTAAAGGCGCAAGTTATGAGTCCATTCCCCAGATAAACAACAGCTACCTTGTCCAGAGACTCAGGGAAAACGAAGCAAAATTGACAGCCCAGGTGTCTGAACTCTCCCAAAAATATGGTGAAAAACATCCAAGGATGATCCAGTTAAAGCAAGAAATTGATTCTATGCGGCAAAAGATTAAAGATGAAGCGAAACAAGTATTAAGTTCTATTAAGAATGAATACGCAATCGCAAGAGCCAGGGAGGCAAGCGCACGGGGCGCCCTGGAGGGGCAAAAAACAGAGACTCAAAAACTGAGTGAACGTTCTATCCAATATGGCGTTTTATTGCGTGAAGTAGAAAAAAACCGTGAGCTTTATGAAAACATACTTAAAAGATTAAAAGAGACCTCGGTAACGCAAGAGTTAGGTACTACCAATGTCAGGGTTGTTGATGTGGCTGAGGTTCCAAGATCATCAGCAAGACCGAAAAAGATGCAAAATATTATGCTGTCAATAATTGTGGGATTATTTATGGGAATTGGTCTTGCTTTTTTTCTTGAATACCTTGATAATACGATCAAAACCCCTGACGATATTAAAAAATACCTTGGTGTTCCGAATCTTGCCATTATCCCTGCAATCAATTTTGAAGAAGAAGTTGGAGAGCACGTCAAGCAGGCCAGTCTTATTGTACACCATAAACCAAAATCAACTATTTCAGAGGCCTTCAGGAGCCTCAGGACCGCTATTTTATTTTCATTTCCTGAAAATCCTCCGAAAATAATATTGGTTACAAGTATTGTTCCGCAGGAAGGGAAATCTTTTATTGCAGTAAATACTGCCCTTATAATGGCGCATGCAGGCGACTCTGTGTTGTTGATAGACGCAGACCTTCGCAGGCCTTCAATCAATAAGCTTCTTAGTTTTGACAACCTGAAGGGGTTGAGCAATATTATTGTAGGAGAAGAAGCAAACATCAGGCCTTCTGCAATACATGATAAATTAAGCGTTATTACAAGCGGACCTATCCCTCCTAATCCGGCAGAGCTTCTCGGGTCAAAAAGGATGGAAGAAACTATAGAAAAGTATAAAGGGCTATACGATAAAATAATAATCGATTCACCGCCGGTCAGCTCGGTGACGGACGCGCTTGTTTTAAGCAGGCTTGCAGATGGAATTATCTTTGTTGTTCATGGTGGAAAAACCACAAAAGAAATGGGCATGCGCGGTATAGGCCAGCTTCAGGGGGTGAACGCCAGGGTTTTGGGCGCCGTTCTCAATAATATAGACATTGATAAGTCGGGATATTACTATTATTCTCACTACTATTCCCATTATTATAAAAATTACTATGTTGAGGATGATGATAAGAAAAGATCAATTAATACGCAAAATAAAGAAAAACATATATCCTTAATTTGGGCGTTTTTAAGCAAGTCTTTAACCGGCAGCAAGAAGGATTTGGATAAAGACGCTCGCCGTAAATCATAA
- a CDS encoding tyrosine protein phosphatase, giving the protein MIDLHAHILPGIDDGAQDLKESIDMCRIAAHDGIKTIVATPHTGNGVYLSNRERILSEVGLLNRNLTECSIPLKVLPGADVRIGTYIEIEEMLERGEAMTVNDNNCYLMIEFPESLIPSNLYEWLFKLKLKGITPIFTHPERNLVIQKDIGMLFEWVERGGLVQLTAMSLTGNFGQSIKRCSEELLTSHLVHFIASDAHSASRRPPVLSTARDIAASLIGIDLAFKLVDEFPADIIAGKPIKASFFSRFFVK; this is encoded by the coding sequence ATGATTGACCTTCATGCCCATATCCTTCCCGGCATAGACGATGGCGCGCAAGACCTGAAAGAATCCATCGACATGTGCCGCATAGCCGCCCATGACGGTATAAAAACTATTGTTGCGACCCCGCATACGGGTAACGGGGTATACCTCAGCAATCGGGAACGTATTTTATCGGAAGTTGGCCTTCTTAATCGAAACCTTACAGAATGCAGTATCCCTCTCAAGGTACTTCCGGGGGCAGATGTCCGTATAGGAACATATATTGAAATTGAAGAGATGTTGGAACGTGGCGAGGCAATGACAGTAAATGATAATAATTGTTATTTGATGATTGAATTTCCTGAGAGCCTTATCCCTTCAAATCTCTATGAATGGTTGTTCAAGTTGAAATTAAAGGGCATAACGCCTATCTTTACCCATCCTGAAAGGAATCTTGTTATACAAAAGGATATAGGTATGCTTTTTGAATGGGTAGAAAGAGGAGGTTTGGTTCAACTCACTGCTATGAGCCTGACAGGAAACTTTGGTCAAAGCATTAAGAGATGTTCCGAAGAATTATTAACCTCACATTTAGTTCATTTTATAGCCTCGGATGCGCACTCAGCGTCAAGAAGACCGCCGGTGCTGTCAACAGCAAGAGACATCGCAGCAAGCCTTATCGGCATAGACCTGGCTTTCAAGCTTGTTGATGAATTCCCCGCAGACATTATTGCCGGCAAACCTATAAAAGCAAGCTTCTTCTCACGCTTTTTTGTGAAATGA